A section of the Pedobacter sp. HDW13 genome encodes:
- a CDS encoding BamA/TamA family outer membrane protein, with amino-acid sequence MNIKLKSTAILLFIILLIQACSSTRYIPDYQSIVKKVTIDSVDAKFEEQAYNYVQKDIRPASKLSINVPLYNLFNTKDGRYKTNNIKPFGSPPAILDSTLVEISRTQIQKFLKSKGYRQAEVNAAIKVANKKAEIIFSAKPGPAYVIQSISDSIPNVNIRNLYESNKAKITHLHKGMQYDEDSLTYEREQIYRIMKENGYFYFLRPYVTFDVFGAEPSSKTNKIDLNLNVSDPDNGAHKQFNIGYTHMIIAPNPDGFPDSVRYKLSKDTLNGIIFTDFSKRYRRNPIVRYDFLKQGELYDIRNENLTYDRLYELNVFKNVKIDYFRRDSTSNKINTVIQLIPQKVMSNRVEGEVPFNGGTVGFTIGNTYTNNNIFRGAERFELQVKGGLQSRIGNGAKVFSDIYQRDFSISASISVPRLMIPFYNPVLGGNGMPHTTFATSYIYALQKDVSVRRIFINSITYDWFETKSKLHSFTPLNFEYRFGNLDPNVDSATVINNIYYSTLLNRKDLTLGMKYTYTLNADKLNQYRTFVYLRAGMDIAGNLLQGISRLTGAKHDPANDDPAKILGLPFNQYMRPEVDIRWYKHLGGDRQFIARLNTGVAYAYGNSVLNGIPFEKQFFAGGSNGIRAWQARTLGPGNYNREVIASNELRKAFFGLDQLGTMRIETNFEYRFTVARNFFGATLKGAAFLDAGNVWSIRKNESISAGVPELDELTIFRLNKLAKQIAIGTGVGLRYDVQYFVFRFDVGLKLKDPQFIGSDQWVIGKFLSGARDFKNNYNLTHAPDTYRFLQYNFGIGMPF; translated from the coding sequence ATGAATATTAAACTGAAAAGTACTGCAATATTACTATTTATTATTCTTTTAATTCAAGCCTGTTCATCAACCAGGTACATTCCGGATTACCAATCGATTGTTAAAAAGGTAACCATAGATAGCGTAGACGCTAAATTTGAAGAGCAGGCGTACAATTACGTTCAGAAAGATATCAGGCCAGCCTCTAAACTAAGTATCAATGTGCCTTTGTATAATTTGTTCAATACCAAAGATGGACGCTATAAAACCAATAACATTAAACCTTTTGGTTCTCCGCCTGCAATACTAGACAGTACTCTGGTGGAAATTTCGAGAACACAGATCCAAAAATTTTTAAAAAGCAAAGGTTATCGTCAGGCAGAAGTTAATGCTGCAATTAAAGTGGCCAATAAAAAAGCTGAAATTATATTTAGTGCAAAACCAGGACCAGCCTATGTTATCCAAAGCATAAGCGATTCAATACCTAATGTCAATATCCGAAACCTTTACGAATCGAATAAAGCAAAAATTACCCATTTGCACAAAGGTATGCAGTACGACGAAGATTCGCTGACCTACGAAAGAGAGCAGATTTACCGGATTATGAAAGAAAACGGTTATTTCTATTTCTTAAGGCCATATGTAACTTTTGATGTTTTTGGTGCCGAACCCAGTTCTAAAACCAATAAAATTGATTTAAACTTAAATGTAAGTGATCCGGATAACGGTGCCCACAAACAATTTAACATTGGTTATACCCACATGATTATTGCACCAAACCCGGATGGATTTCCTGACTCGGTAAGGTATAAGCTCAGTAAGGATACATTAAACGGGATTATTTTTACCGATTTTTCTAAGCGGTACAGACGAAATCCAATTGTGAGGTACGATTTTCTTAAACAAGGAGAACTTTACGACATACGCAACGAAAACCTAACCTACGACCGCCTGTATGAGTTGAATGTATTTAAAAACGTTAAAATTGATTATTTCAGGAGAGATAGTACTTCCAATAAAATCAATACGGTAATTCAGCTTATTCCCCAAAAGGTAATGAGCAACCGTGTGGAAGGAGAGGTGCCTTTTAATGGGGGAACGGTAGGCTTTACCATTGGAAATACCTATACCAATAATAATATTTTTAGGGGTGCCGAACGGTTCGAACTCCAGGTTAAAGGTGGTTTGCAATCTCGTATTGGCAACGGCGCAAAGGTATTCAGCGATATTTACCAACGCGATTTCTCAATCAGTGCCAGTATTTCGGTGCCAAGGTTAATGATTCCATTTTATAATCCGGTTTTGGGTGGAAACGGAATGCCGCATACCACTTTTGCTACCAGTTACATTTATGCCTTGCAAAAAGACGTTTCGGTACGAAGGATTTTCATTAATTCGATTACTTATGATTGGTTTGAAACCAAATCTAAACTGCACTCGTTTACGCCTTTAAATTTTGAATACCGTTTCGGAAACCTTGATCCAAATGTAGATTCTGCTACGGTAATCAATAATATTTACTATTCAACGCTGTTAAATCGGAAGGATTTAACCTTAGGTATGAAATATACTTATACGCTAAATGCCGATAAGCTAAATCAATACCGCACATTTGTGTATTTGAGAGCAGGAATGGACATTGCGGGTAACTTATTGCAGGGAATATCTAGGTTAACAGGCGCTAAGCACGATCCTGCTAACGACGATCCTGCGAAGATTTTAGGTTTGCCATTTAACCAGTATATGCGGCCGGAGGTAGATATCAGGTGGTATAAGCATCTGGGAGGAGACAGGCAATTTATTGCGCGTTTAAATACCGGTGTAGCCTATGCCTATGGTAACTCAGTACTAAATGGTATTCCTTTCGAAAAACAATTTTTTGCCGGCGGATCGAACGGTATCAGGGCCTGGCAAGCCAGAACTTTAGGTCCAGGTAACTATAACAGAGAGGTGATTGCCAGTAATGAATTGCGAAAAGCATTTTTTGGGCTCGATCAATTGGGTACAATGCGGATTGAAACCAATTTTGAATATCGCTTTACCGTTGCCCGAAACTTTTTTGGCGCTACTTTGAAGGGAGCGGCATTTCTTGATGCGGGTAATGTATGGAGTATTCGCAAAAACGAGTCGATAAGCGCCGGAGTTCCGGAATTGGATGAACTGACCATTTTTAGATTAAATAAACTGGCTAAACAAATTGCAATTGGTACGGGTGTAGGTTTACGTTATGATGTGCAGTATTTCGTTTTCAGGTTTGATGTTGGTTTGAAGCTTAAAGACCCGCAGTTTATCGGATCGGACCAATGGGTGATTGGCAAATTTTTATCGGGTGCCAGAGATTTTAAAAATAATTATAATTTAACTCATGCCCCTGATACTTACCGCTTTTTACAGTACAACTTCGGTATAGGTATGCCGTTCTAA
- a CDS encoding RNA methyltransferase: MLSKSQISFIKSLHQKKYRKEHGLFIVEGIKSIQEFFQSSYHIHTIFYNSEQYNLLPKLPANINLFEVNNAELDKISTLQTPQGFLALVHIPKNKILNSDDLKKQFTLVLDGVQDPGNMGTIIRTADWFGFNNIICSKDCVEVFNPKTVQATMGSLARVNIYEEDLPLLLSNNTLPVFGALLDGESIYHTQWGNEGLIVLGNEGKGISPEVIKKINKPVTIPRVGEAESLNVAVSAAIFCAELVRVRN; the protein is encoded by the coding sequence ATGCTTTCAAAATCACAGATTAGTTTTATAAAGTCGTTACATCAAAAAAAGTACCGTAAAGAACATGGGTTATTTATTGTTGAGGGCATAAAATCCATCCAGGAGTTTTTCCAGTCAAGCTACCACATTCATACTATATTTTATAACAGCGAACAATACAATTTGTTACCCAAATTACCCGCAAATATAAACTTATTTGAAGTAAACAACGCTGAATTAGACAAGATTAGTACGCTGCAAACCCCGCAAGGTTTTTTAGCGCTGGTTCATATCCCCAAAAATAAGATCTTAAACAGCGATGATTTAAAAAAGCAGTTTACTTTGGTTTTAGATGGCGTTCAGGATCCAGGCAACATGGGTACCATTATCCGCACGGCCGATTGGTTTGGTTTCAACAACATCATATGTTCAAAAGACTGTGTAGAAGTTTTCAATCCGAAAACGGTGCAGGCTACCATGGGATCGCTGGCCAGGGTAAATATTTACGAAGAAGACCTGCCTTTATTATTAAGCAATAATACCTTACCTGTTTTTGGAGCCTTATTAGATGGTGAATCTATTTACCACACCCAGTGGGGCAACGAAGGATTGATAGTTTTGGGCAATGAAGGCAAAGGAATATCACCCGAAGTAATTAAAAAAATAAACAAACCAGTTACCATTCCGCGTGTTGGCGAAGCCGAATCGTTAAATGTGGCGGTAAGTGCGGCAATCTTTTGCGCTGAATTAGTGCGAGTTCGGAATTAA
- a CDS encoding DNA alkylation repair protein yields the protein MNIEEILKQLESLADEKVRKQHIKNGARENLYGVKMGDIRTLAKKIKTNHALALELWKTENIDARMLAILILKPKELSTVEIEKMVASEQFAWAADWFYNYVVKEYPDKEQFREKWMNSGDKMLARAGWSLTSGRITRTPEGIDIPAILNRIESEMTNEAPEVQWTMNTVLAQIGINHPAYRNLALAIGEKLGIYRDYPVSKGCTSPFAPIWINAMVSRQG from the coding sequence ATGAACATCGAAGAAATATTAAAACAGCTTGAATCCCTTGCCGACGAGAAAGTACGCAAACAGCACATTAAAAATGGCGCACGAGAGAATCTTTATGGTGTAAAAATGGGAGATATCAGGACCCTGGCTAAAAAAATTAAAACCAACCATGCCTTAGCGCTCGAACTTTGGAAAACCGAAAACATTGATGCACGGATGCTTGCCATTTTAATTCTTAAACCAAAGGAGCTATCTACCGTAGAAATAGAGAAAATGGTTGCGTCAGAACAATTTGCCTGGGCCGCTGACTGGTTTTATAATTACGTAGTTAAAGAATATCCTGATAAAGAGCAATTCCGCGAAAAATGGATGAACTCAGGCGATAAGATGCTGGCCCGTGCTGGCTGGAGTTTAACCAGTGGCCGTATTACCAGAACACCTGAAGGGATTGACATTCCTGCTATTCTTAACCGCATTGAAAGCGAAATGACCAATGAAGCACCAGAAGTGCAATGGACCATGAATACCGTTTTAGCCCAAATTGGGATCAACCATCCAGCGTACAGAAACCTGGCATTAGCAATAGGTGAAAAGCTGGGTATTTACCGAGATTATCCCGTTTCTAAAGGCTGCACCTCTCCCTTTGCCCCAATCTGGATCAACGCAATGGTTAGCAGACAAGGCTAG